GAGCGACTCCACCTCATCGCCGGAATGGAATCACTGGCGTCTCCTCGTGCGCTCACTCAGATCCTCGATCAGACCGGACCCGATCGCCTGATCGTGAGCCTGGACCTGCGCCAGGGTCGGCCGATCCTGGCGAACCCGGAGGCGTGGGAGTGCGACGACGCCGCAGCGATTGCGTCCAGGATCATCGCGATCGGCGGCCGCCGTCTCATCCTGCTGGATCTCGCGCGAGTCGGACGAGGTTCGGGGACCGGGACGAACACCTTGTTCGCCGAGATCCACGCGGCCCATCCCGACATCGAGGTCGCCGTTGGAGGCGGCGTCGCGTCGATGGCGGATGTCCTGCAGTCCCGAGAAATCGGTGCGGCGGCGGTCCTGGTGGGCTCAGCCCTACACGACGGCCGGATCGGCCGCCAGGAGGTCCGGCTGCTCAGGGCCTGACTAGGGGACCAACTCAACCTCGGCCGACTGGCCGAAGCACTCTTCGACCTCGACCCGAACCGCCTCGGGGTCAGCCCATCCACGGGCCTTCATTTCCTTCAGAAGTCGCCTCGCTATGTAGTCCGCGAGCAGTTCGGAAGTGGTGTTGACGAGGGGAAGAACGACGCACTCCTCGGTTGGGAAGCTCCAGAAGCGGTCGCGGTAGCGAGCGACGGTATTGGAGCCCTCGACGGCGACTCGAATGAGGGGGCTGTCGGCGGGAAGGAGCATACGGTGGTCGAGTTCGTCGACGATCGCCCGGGTCATGTCTCGCAGGGCGATGAAGTCGACCACGTAGGCGTTGACGTCCAGAGGGCCGTCGACCTCGACGGCCACCCGATAGTTGTGGCCGTGGATCCGCTCGCACGTGTCGCCGTCGAAAGTGATGAAATGGCCCGACGAGAAGACGAGGTAATCCTTGGTGACCCGGACCTTGAAACGCGATGACGGCACGGCGGCTTCCTCGAACTCGATTATGAGGCGGCAGGCCCGACCGCCCAGAAGGACGAGCCGGCGGCACGCGGAAGCTTGATTGTCCCGTCGCGGAGGGCGGCGAACAAGACCGCCGCCGTCAGGTCGGCCGTTGCTCCCGGATTGCGACGGTGGCCGTCCGACCGCAACCAGTCATCGAGATCCTGCAAGGCGGCGAAGGATCGCTCTCCCTCCGGCCAGCCGGAGGCAAGGACGCTGCGCGCTCGCGCCGAAGCCTCGTCGGCCGCGACTCGGCCCAGCTTTCGAGCGATCAGAGTGTCGGGATAGGTTGAGAGCAATTCGAGGTACGCGCCGATGATCGCCGTTTCGAGTGGTCGCTCAGCCCCCAGATGGCGACGGAGGGTCGGCAAACCCTCTCCCAGGATTTCCTGATAGCCGTTCGAATACTGCCTGGCGATGGCGTCGCGGTCGGCTGCGATCCGCATCGCGTCGAGCAGCGTGACCGTTGGTTCATCGGCGACATCCTGGTCGTCCGACCGCCCGAGCCCCCCCGGGTTCGCCAGCCGAATCGCCTCGTAAACGAGGCGGGCGTCGTCGATCGTCGTCGCGGCGAGAACGCGTGGGAGTCCAGCGGCCAGCTCTTCCTCGGCGGGGACTGCGGCCATGGGGGCGAGAAGGAGAATCATCCCGAGGTTCGCGTTCGTGGCCACGAGGTGCCTCGTTGCCTTCACCGCACCGAGAACAGCCGCGCCTATCCCCTCCGATCGGGCGCGGTCGAGCGGGGCCGCGATCGCGGAGGCGGCGAGGAGAAAGTCGAGATGGTCGAGATCCCGGAAGTCGGCGTCGCGATGGACGTTCCCCGGCTTCCGGGCCGAGACCTCCAGGAGGCAGGCCGTCTGCGCCATCATGCCGGGCGACAGGTCGTTCATCGGGCGGCCTCGCGAAGTGCAGCCAGGATTTCGGCGGCCACGTCGATCCCCGTAGCCCCGGCCAGGGCGCGCCAGCCTGGAACGGCGTTGACCTCGATCAGAAGCCGCGTTCCCGCGTCCACGTCCTCAATCAGGTCCACGCCGGCGAAGACCGCTCCGACAGCCTCGGCGGCGACGACGGCCAACTGCGACGCCTCGGCGTCGGGCTCCCACGCTTCGGCTCGTCCGCCGATCGCGACGTTCGTGCGCCACTCGCCGTCGCAGGCGGTCCGCCGCATGGCGGCCAAAACTCGGCCCTTCAGCACGAATAAGCGAAGATCGTGGCCGGGGTGTCGGATCCAGCGCTGGAGGTAGATCGCCGCACCCATCCGTTCGATCGTATGGAAGCATCGCCAGGCCATTTCGCGATGCTCAACGCGCATCAGTCCCCGCCCTTCCGAGCCGAAGAGAGGCTTGACCACGACGTCGCCGCCGAGGGCCTCGAAGGCCGCGATCGCCTCCTCCGCCGTCTGGCCGACCCACGTTGCGGGGACCGGAAGCCCGCGCCTCTCCAGCAGGCTGAGAGTAAGGTACTTGTCGACGGCCGCCTCGACGGCTCGCGGAGGGTTCCAGACGGGTACGCCTGCCGCCGTCAATCGGTGAAGCGCGTCCATGCGAAAGACGACCTGCTCCAGCGTCCCCGGCGGCATCATTCGAACCAGCACGCCGTCCATGTCGTCGAGACAGATCCCTCCCGCCTTGACCGCAGACCCGGCGAAACCGATCGACGCATTGACGTCCGCGAACGGCAGCGCACGCAGTTGGACGCGCTGCGCATCCGCTGCCCGTAGCAGGTCCTCGACGTGCCAACCGTAACCGGAGACCAGGGCTGCAAAGGTAGGCATGGGGCGTCGATCAGCCCCAGAACGATTGCGCGACGATCTCGGGCTTCGGAGCCCCGAAGACCTGCGTGCGTCCCGTCTGAATGTTCTGGAAGACGACCTCGGCCGGACTGAAGAGGTGCGGATCCACGGCGTAGAAATCGTTGTTGTAGCGGGCGAAGATCGCGGCGAACGGTTCGCCGAAGTCCCGCGAGGCTGACGAGGGGACGCCAGGCCCAACGCTCTGGAGCGACTCGTCGTCGCCGGTGACGTGAAGGATGACGCGAGCCCCGTAAAGGATGGCGTCATTCGTCCGGCCGATGGCCGCCAGATCGTCGCGGGCGACGGGCGGCATGGGGGCCGACCCCTGGGCCGAGACGACCCGCGACAGGTCGAACCTCAACTCCGCCAGCTTGTGCAGAGCCGTCTCGATCGAGCGGGCGACGATCTGGAGTCCACCCGCGAGGCTCGCCGTTGGTGCGGCCAGGAGCGTCACGTTATAGGGTTCGACGCCGCACTCCTTGGCGATCTTCGCCACGATCTCGGGCGGCGGGGCCTTTCGCGTCTCCAGCACGCCCACGATCGTGTCGGAAAGCTCGCGGCAACCGATCGTCTCGAAGATCGGCTCGCCTGCGCGCACGGCTCGCATCGGGCCGGAGCCCATCGCGAAGAACTTCCCCTCTGACAGAGCCCAACCGGCGTACTGGCTCGCCAGGCAGGCGTGGACGGGGTGGTCGGTCCAAATCTGGACCACCGGCGTGGCGCGGCCGGCGGCCTCACCCATGACGATTGAGACGTCCGCCAGGCCGCCAAGGCAGACCCGCGCCAGGTCGAGTCCAGCCTGAAGTCCACCCTGGCTCTTGATCCCGCAATCGATGAAGAGACCGCCGCCGTCGATCTCGTGGGCGGCGATCCGGCGCTCGTCGGCGCCGGCCCTCATC
The nucleotide sequence above comes from Paludisphaera rhizosphaerae. Encoded proteins:
- a CDS encoding triphosphoribosyl-dephospho-CoA synthase; translated protein: MNDLSPGMMAQTACLLEVSARKPGNVHRDADFRDLDHLDFLLAASAIAAPLDRARSEGIGAAVLGAVKATRHLVATNANLGMILLLAPMAAVPAEEELAAGLPRVLAATTIDDARLVYEAIRLANPGGLGRSDDQDVADEPTVTLLDAMRIAADRDAIARQYSNGYQEILGEGLPTLRRHLGAERPLETAIIGAYLELLSTYPDTLIARKLGRVAADEASARARSVLASGWPEGERSFAALQDLDDWLRSDGHRRNPGATADLTAAVLFAALRDGTIKLPRAAGSSFWAVGPAAS
- a CDS encoding ATP-grasp domain-containing protein is translated as MPTFAALVSGYGWHVEDLLRAADAQRVQLRALPFADVNASIGFAGSAVKAGGICLDDMDGVLVRMMPPGTLEQVVFRMDALHRLTAAGVPVWNPPRAVEAAVDKYLTLSLLERRGLPVPATWVGQTAEEAIAAFEALGGDVVVKPLFGSEGRGLMRVEHREMAWRCFHTIERMGAAIYLQRWIRHPGHDLRLFVLKGRVLAAMRRTACDGEWRTNVAIGGRAEAWEPDAEASQLAVVAAEAVGAVFAGVDLIEDVDAGTRLLIEVNAVPGWRALAGATGIDVAAEILAALREAAR
- a CDS encoding HisA/HisF-related TIM barrel protein, with translation MASDFQLVPVLDVLNGRAVLAVGGERSRYRPVRSILHAGCDPRNLAQAFRDELNVSTVYVADLDSITRRERNGSLYDDLLSFDLDVWIDPGLRDANDLRGLPTSERLHLIAGMESLASPRALTQILDQTGPDRLIVSLDLRQGRPILANPEAWECDDAAAIASRIIAIGGRRLILLDLARVGRGSGTGTNTLFAEIHAAHPDIEVAVGGGVASMADVLQSREIGAAAVLVGSALHDGRIGRQEVRLLRA
- the mch gene encoding methenyltetrahydromethanopterin cyclohydrolase; this translates as MLPLNLNARAAKIVETMRAGADERRIAAHEIDGGGLFIDCGIKSQGGLQAGLDLARVCLGGLADVSIVMGEAAGRATPVVQIWTDHPVHACLASQYAGWALSEGKFFAMGSGPMRAVRAGEPIFETIGCRELSDTIVGVLETRKAPPPEIVAKIAKECGVEPYNVTLLAAPTASLAGGLQIVARSIETALHKLAELRFDLSRVVSAQGSAPMPPVARDDLAAIGRTNDAILYGARVILHVTGDDESLQSVGPGVPSSASRDFGEPFAAIFARYNNDFYAVDPHLFSPAEVVFQNIQTGRTQVFGAPKPEIVAQSFWG
- a CDS encoding 6-pyruvoyl trahydropterin synthase family protein, with amino-acid sequence MPSSRFKVRVTKDYLVFSSGHFITFDGDTCERIHGHNYRVAVEVDGPLDVNAYVVDFIALRDMTRAIVDELDHRMLLPADSPLIRVAVEGSNTVARYRDRFWSFPTEECVVLPLVNTTSELLADYIARRLLKEMKARGWADPEAVRVEVEECFGQSAEVELVP